A genomic region of Saccopteryx bilineata isolate mSacBil1 chromosome 1, mSacBil1_pri_phased_curated, whole genome shotgun sequence contains the following coding sequences:
- the LOC136320793 gene encoding olfactory receptor 8K3-like: protein METQNLTVLNEFILTGITDHPELQAPLFGLFLIIYVISVVGNLGMIILTMVDSRLQTPMYYFLRHLAVTDLGYSTTVGPKMLVSFVVDQNTISYYFCAIQLAFFLVFIVSELFILSAMSYDRYVAICNPLLYPVIMSQRTCQLLVAIPYLYSTFVSLLVTIKIFNLSFCGYNVVSHFYCDSLPLLSLLCSNTHEIGMIILILAGFDLISSLLIVLVSYLLILESILRMNSAEGRQKAFSTCGSHLTVVIVFYGTLIFMYVQPESSHSFDSDKVASVVYTLIIPLLNPMIYSLRNKDVKYALQRVWKKLCNTLS from the coding sequence ATGGAAACACAAAATCTAACGGTGTTAAATGAATTCATTCTCACGGGAATCACAGACCACCCTGAGCTGCAGGCTCCGTTATTTGGGCTCTTTCTCATCATCTATGTGATCTCAGTGGTGGGCAACTTGGGCATGATCATCCTCACCATGGTGGACTCTAGACTCCAAACACCCATGTACTACTTTCTCAGACACCTGGCTGTCACTGATCTTGGTTATTCAACAACAGTAGGACCTAAAATGTTAGTAAGTTTTGTTGTGGATCAAAACACCATCTCTTATTATTTCTGTGCTATACAACTAGCTTTCTTTCTTGTGTTCATTGTTAGCGAACTTTTTATTCTCTCTGCAATGTCCTATGACCGCTATGTGGCCATCTGTAATCCTCTGCTCTACCCAGTCATCATGTCACAAAGGACATGTCAGCTGCTGGTGGCTATCCCCTATCTCTACAGcacatttgtttctcttctaGTCAccataaagatttttaatttatctttttgtgGCTACAATGTTGTCAGTCACTTCTACTGTGACAGTCTCCCCTTGTTATCTTTGCTCTGCTCAAATACGCATGAAATTGGAATGATTATTCTGATATTAGCCGGATTTGATTTGATCTCATCCCTTCTGATAGTTCTTGTGTCTTACCTGCTCATCCTTGAATCCATTCTCAGGATGAACTCTGCGGAGGGTCGGCAGAAGGCTTTTTCTACTTGTGGATCCCACCTGACAGTGGTCATAGTATTCTATGGGACTTTGATATTTATGTATGTGCAACCTGAGTCCAGTCATTCTTTTGACAGTGATAAAGTGGCTTCCGTAGTTTACACTCTCATTATTCCCCTGTTGAATCCCATGATCTATAGCTTGAGGAACAAAGATGTAAAATATGCACTACAAAGGGTATGGAAAAAACTGTGTAATACTCTCTCTTAA
- the OR5J2 gene encoding olfactory receptor 5J2 yields the protein MAGKNFTVVTEFILLGLTNDAHLKVVLFVLFLVVFAIALVGNLGMIFLIRITPMLHTPMYFFLSCLALVDACFASAIAPKMLVNLLVVKGTISFLACMVQHLCFGVFVTTEGCLLSVMAYDRYVAIANPLLYSVAMSEGKCVGLVVGSWLCGIINSLVHTISLGRLSFCRLNVVNHFFCDIPSLLKLSCSETSMNELLLLTFSGVIAMATFLVVMISYLFIVLAILKIRSAAGRQKAFSTCASHLTAVTIFYGTLSFNYIQPSSQYSVEQEKVVSVFYTLVIPMLNPLIYSLRNKEVKNAVKRALEMKHFSC from the coding sequence ATGGCTGGAAAGAATTTCACAGTTGTGACTGAGTTTATTCTTTTGGGATTGACAAATGATGCTCACCTGAAAGTTGTGCTTTTTGTGCTGTTCCTGGTGGTTTTTGCCATTGCCTTGGTGGGGAATCTGGGCATGATCTTCTTAATCCGAATCACTCCCATGCTCCACAcacccatgtacttcttcctcagCTGCCTTGCTTTGGTAGATGCATGCTTTGCATCTGCCATTGCACCCAAAATGTTGGTAAACCTCTTGGTTGTGAAGGGAACCATCTCCTTTTTGGCTTGCATGGTCCAGCACTTGTGTTTTGGGGTGTTTGTTACCACAGAAGGCTGCTTGCTCTCAGTGATGGCCTATGATCGTTATGTGGCTATTGCAAATCCTTTGCTTTACAGCGTGGCCATGTCTGAGGGGAAGTGTGTAGGACTGGTTGTTGGGTCATGGTTATGTGGAATAATTAACTCACTAGTACACACAATAAGCTTGGGTCGACTGTCCTTCTGTAGGTTGAATGTTGTTAACCACTTCTTCTGTGATATTCCCTCACTCCTAAAGCTGTCATGTTCTGAAACCTCCATGAATGAACTGTTGCTCTTAACCTTCTCTGGAGTCATTGCTATGGCCACCTTCTTGGTTGTGATGATTTCCTACCTGTTCATTGTGCTTGCTATCTTGAAGATCCGCTCAGCTGCAGGCAGACAGAAAGCCTTTTCCACCTGTGCCTCTCACCTGACTGCAGTGACGATATTCTATGGTACCTTAAGCTTTAATTATATCCAGCCAAGTTCCCAGTATTCTGTAGAACAGGAGAAAGTAGTTTCTGTGTTCTACACACTAGTGATTCCCATGTTAAACCCACTGATTTACAGTCTGAGAAACAAAGAGGTAAAGAATGCTGTGAAAAGAGCCCTAGAAATGAAACATTTCTCctgttaa
- the OR8K5 gene encoding olfactory receptor 8K5, giving the protein MSQQNLTALTEFILIGVTQQPEMQVPLFIAFSIIYTITVVGNLGMIILTQVDSRLHTPMYFFIKHLAFIDLGNSTVICPKMLVNFVVDQNIISYYACATQLAFFLMFIISEFFILSAMAYDRYSAICNPLLYNVIMSQRHCYVLVGIPYLYSTFQALMFTIKIFSLTFCGSPVINHFYCDDVPLLLLLCSNAQEIELLIISFSAFNLLSSLLVVLVSYILILKAIFRMHSAEGRKKAFSTCGSHLTVVVVFYGSLLFMYTQPKSIHSFDTDKMASVFYTLVIPMLNPLIYSLRNKEVKNAFHRVFKNQCKLFT; this is encoded by the coding sequence ATGAGTCAACAGAATCTAACAGCGCTGACTGAGTTTATTCTGATAGGAGTCACCCAGCAGCCTGAGATGCAGGTTCCACTTTTCATAGCTTTCTCCATCATCTACACAATCACAGTGGTAGGCAACTTGGGCATGATTATCTTGACCCAGGTGGACTCCCGCCTACACAcaccaatgtatttttttatcaaaCACCTGGCTTTCATTGACCTTGGAAATTCCACTGTTATTTGTCCCAAGATGCTGGTAAATTTTGTCGTGGATCAAAATATCATTTCATATTATGCCTGTGCCACACAGTTGgctttctttcttatgtttattatcAGTGAATTTTTCATCTTGTCGGCCATGGCCTATGACCGCTATTCAGCCATCTGTAACCCTTTGCTTTACAATGTTATTATGTCCCAGAGGCATTGTTATGTGCTGGTGGGTATTCCATACCTCTACAGTACCTTCCAGGCTCTAATGTTTACTATTAAGATTTTTTCATTGACCTTTTGTGGTTCTCCTGTCATAAACCATTTCTACTGTGATGATGTTCCCTTGTTACTTTTGCTCTGTTCAAATGCACAAGAAATAGAATTATTGATCATATCATTTTCAGCATTTAATTTGCTTTCTTCTCTGCTGGTAGTTTTGGTATCCTACATTCTGATTCTGAAAGCCATATTTCGAATGCATTCTGCAGAGGGCAGGAAAAAAGCGTTTTCCACATGTGGTTCTCATCTGACTGTGGTGGTTGTATTCTATGGGTCTCTATTATTTATGTACACACAGCCCAAATCCATTCACTCCTTTGATACTGATAAAATGGCCTCTGTGTTTTACACTTTAGTGATCCCTATGCTTAATCCCTTGATCTACAGCTTAAGAAACAAAGAGGTTAAAAATGCCTTCCATAGGGTCTTTAAGAATCAATGCAaactttttacttaa